In Leptospirillum ferriphilum, the following proteins share a genomic window:
- a CDS encoding glycosyltransferase family 9 protein, translating to MTDPVRKEGPMRILVLALTRMGDLYETYPMVAALRETYPDSQIALVAYREFCPVLGPLSLLTSVYPVDGPALLALSRSSGSPVDAYRTIRHWLEEIDAFDADLLINLTPNRIGAVLGYLIRAREKRGLQMTPDGYRAHYGPFVPYLGMLVKNRLYNNLNLVDLFLKIAGIKPPAALPLSILPESRSNIRKKSEQEGIRPGDIRIAFATGASQELKRWPVERFLETILVLLESDSGTHAILLGSGEEDRKRNGKIFAGIFTLRPDLSVRVHDWTGQTGPDDLFALLEQSDLLVSNDTGTMHAAALVGLPVVCLSFANLFYPETGPWGPGNVILYSRTPCAPCAPDSRCLHPVCREDLDPRTVAAVARKRLEFPRTLEEADRETLRLFLETLLPLGKTGIALSKREVSGEIRYRPLGDDRNSPEEFYRNVYEKLWKEDLEGGQEKPLEGLCPEEKDLTEVLRFSERLLLLAREGQDVVHRISLCLDSGRHPVPESLLSSIDALDRQVEEISWSCPPLGPLCLFFQLEKESIDVWDPRELFRLVKRTEKTYDDLRRRVERFSRIVREGRRALTSQSGRAHEAWMSRFSGLEMRERIGQ from the coding sequence ATGACCGATCCGGTCCGAAAAGAGGGTCCCATGCGCATTCTTGTGCTCGCCCTGACCCGCATGGGAGATTTGTATGAAACGTATCCGATGGTGGCCGCGCTCCGGGAGACCTATCCCGACAGTCAGATCGCTCTGGTGGCTTATCGGGAGTTTTGTCCGGTTTTGGGCCCCCTCTCCCTTCTGACATCCGTTTATCCTGTGGACGGGCCGGCGCTTCTCGCGCTCTCCCGGTCTTCAGGTTCTCCCGTGGATGCCTACCGGACGATCCGCCACTGGCTGGAGGAAATCGACGCCTTCGACGCCGATCTTCTGATCAATTTGACTCCCAACAGGATAGGAGCGGTTCTGGGCTACCTGATCCGGGCCCGGGAAAAGAGAGGCCTTCAGATGACCCCGGACGGGTACAGGGCCCACTATGGCCCATTTGTTCCCTATCTCGGAATGCTCGTGAAGAACCGGCTTTATAACAATCTGAATCTGGTCGACCTGTTTCTGAAGATTGCCGGTATAAAGCCTCCTGCGGCTCTTCCGCTTTCCATCCTGCCGGAATCCCGGTCGAACATCCGGAAAAAAAGCGAACAAGAGGGAATCCGACCCGGCGATATCCGGATCGCTTTTGCGACAGGGGCTTCCCAGGAATTGAAGCGATGGCCGGTGGAGCGCTTTCTGGAAACGATTCTTGTCCTGCTGGAAAGCGATTCCGGAACCCATGCCATTCTTCTGGGGTCCGGGGAGGAGGACCGGAAGAGAAACGGGAAGATCTTCGCGGGAATTTTCACTCTTCGTCCCGACCTGTCTGTTCGCGTCCATGACTGGACCGGCCAGACCGGTCCGGATGACTTGTTTGCCCTTCTCGAACAGTCGGATCTGCTTGTGTCAAACGATACGGGCACGATGCATGCGGCGGCTCTGGTCGGTCTCCCCGTTGTTTGTCTTTCCTTCGCCAACCTGTTTTATCCCGAAACGGGGCCCTGGGGCCCCGGAAATGTCATCCTGTATTCCCGCACTCCGTGCGCTCCCTGCGCGCCGGATTCGAGATGTCTCCATCCGGTGTGTCGGGAAGATCTCGATCCCCGGACCGTTGCGGCCGTTGCCCGAAAACGCCTGGAGTTTCCCCGGACACTGGAGGAGGCGGATCGGGAAACGTTACGACTTTTCCTTGAGACCCTTCTGCCATTGGGAAAAACCGGAATCGCGCTCTCAAAAAGAGAGGTCTCCGGGGAAATTCGCTACAGGCCCCTGGGAGACGACAGAAATTCTCCGGAGGAGTTTTACCGGAACGTGTATGAAAAACTGTGGAAAGAAGATCTGGAAGGGGGCCAGGAAAAGCCGCTGGAGGGTCTTTGCCCGGAAGAGAAGGATCTGACAGAGGTGCTCCGTTTTTCGGAGCGCCTTCTTCTCCTGGCGAGAGAAGGACAGGACGTGGTGCACCGGATTTCTCTCTGTCTCGACTCCGGTCGTCATCCGGTTCCGGAAAGCCTTCTTTCCTCCATCGACGCTCTGGACAGACAGGTCGAGGAAATCTCCTGGTCCTGCCCGCCGTTGGGTCCCTTGTGCCTTTTTTTCCAGCTGGAAAAGGAAAGCATCGACGTCTGGGATCCCCGGGAGCTTTTTCGCCTGGTGAAAAGGACCGAAAAGACATATGACGATCTCCGAAGAAGGGTCGAACGGTTTTCCCGGATCGTCCGGGAGGGAAGGCGCGCGCTGACTAGCCAGTCAGGAAGGGCGCATGAGGCTTGGATGAGCCGGTTTTCCGGCTTGGAAATGCGAGAAAGGATAGGACAATGA
- a CDS encoding glycosyltransferase family protein, with translation MESEDSLFRKNAGAFGAGGFVQRILEPFPGPSLEVVPARTGRMSLKAGSLCLHSLYDPEKEGASWAKDIMAGGDPNRTKGYIVAGLGLGYHLWSLLSATDLPVTVFEPDPRRIALSWRTFAWYLHAGRLRFFCDRKDIPKVPSGFRLLVHPPSEMLDPKFYQDLRRDLEERDQEILLNYRILVIPPVYGGSYPVARSAARALERLGHRTTFLDMAPFEGALRAIGAQTSFDLHKMQLRGIFQGFLDELVFARVLHEKPDLIVALAQAPVSPSLLSRLRKENIPVAYWFVEDFRLATYWESVAPLVTDFAVIQKDPFLSRLAEKNVDHVTYLPLAADPEIFFPRTPDAKERERFGGPVTFMGAGYPNRHHFLKSLTDFGLSIFGTEWDVRDPIFRFVREKGRRLSSEETAIVFNATTVNINLHSSVYHRGVNPEGDFVNPRTFEIAACGAFQVVDRRSLLSGLFEEGELATYQDESECRSMVRHYLRDASGREAMALRSRDRVIREHTYEIRMSQWIEVLKERGVRPARPSLSGRWPVDRLIDEAEGEPELSRFLEGLQGREALTLEEIARSVSPGKGEISKAAATFLLLAEIANQGSGR, from the coding sequence ATGGAGTCTGAAGACAGTCTGTTCCGGAAAAATGCCGGAGCCTTCGGAGCCGGAGGCTTCGTTCAACGGATCCTTGAACCGTTTCCGGGGCCTTCCCTGGAAGTCGTCCCGGCCCGGACCGGGCGAATGTCCCTGAAAGCGGGATCTTTATGCCTGCACAGTCTCTATGATCCGGAAAAAGAGGGCGCTTCGTGGGCGAAGGATATTATGGCCGGAGGGGATCCGAATCGAACGAAAGGCTACATTGTGGCAGGGCTCGGACTGGGATACCATCTCTGGTCGCTCTTGTCGGCAACAGATTTGCCGGTGACGGTCTTCGAACCGGACCCGAGACGAATTGCCCTGTCGTGGCGCACTTTCGCCTGGTATCTCCATGCCGGCCGGCTTCGTTTCTTCTGCGACAGAAAGGATATCCCGAAGGTCCCTTCCGGCTTCCGGCTCCTTGTCCATCCTCCGTCCGAAATGCTCGATCCGAAATTCTACCAGGATCTTCGTCGTGACCTGGAAGAAAGGGATCAGGAGATCCTTCTGAATTACCGGATTCTTGTGATCCCTCCTGTGTATGGCGGGTCTTACCCGGTGGCCCGGTCTGCGGCCAGGGCCCTGGAAAGACTGGGCCACCGGACGACGTTTCTGGATATGGCGCCTTTTGAGGGTGCCCTTCGGGCGATTGGCGCCCAGACGTCATTCGATCTCCACAAGATGCAGCTTCGGGGAATTTTCCAGGGTTTTCTGGATGAGCTGGTTTTTGCCCGTGTGTTGCACGAAAAGCCCGACCTGATCGTGGCCCTCGCCCAGGCGCCGGTGTCTCCGTCACTCCTGTCCCGTCTCCGCAAGGAAAACATTCCGGTGGCCTATTGGTTCGTGGAAGACTTCCGGCTGGCCACCTACTGGGAGTCGGTTGCCCCCCTGGTGACCGATTTTGCAGTGATCCAGAAGGATCCTTTCCTTTCGCGTCTTGCCGAAAAAAACGTGGACCATGTTACCTATCTCCCTCTGGCGGCGGACCCGGAAATCTTTTTCCCCCGGACGCCGGACGCAAAGGAACGGGAACGTTTCGGAGGTCCGGTCACCTTCATGGGAGCCGGCTATCCCAATCGCCATCACTTTCTGAAGTCCCTCACCGATTTTGGTCTGTCGATTTTCGGGACCGAATGGGATGTCCGGGATCCCATTTTCCGGTTTGTCCGCGAAAAAGGACGACGGTTGTCCTCCGAGGAAACGGCGATCGTCTTCAACGCGACCACTGTCAACATCAATCTGCATTCGTCCGTCTATCACCGGGGAGTCAATCCCGAAGGCGATTTCGTCAATCCCCGGACATTCGAGATTGCGGCCTGCGGAGCATTTCAGGTCGTGGACAGACGTTCGCTGCTCTCCGGCCTTTTTGAGGAAGGCGAGCTTGCGACCTATCAGGACGAGAGCGAGTGCCGGTCCATGGTCCGTCATTATCTGCGGGATGCGTCCGGCCGGGAAGCGATGGCCCTCCGCTCCCGCGACAGGGTGATCAGGGAACATACCTATGAGATCCGGATGTCTCAATGGATCGAGGTTCTGAAAGAGCGCGGCGTCCGTCCGGCGCGGCCTTCCCTGTCCGGACGATGGCCCGTCGACCGACTGATTGACGAAGCGGAAGGAGAACCGGAGCTTTCCCGTTTTCTTGAGGGCCTTCAGGGAAGGGAGGCGCTGACTCTCGAAGAGATTGCCCGATCCGTCTCCCCCGGAAAAGGGGAAATATCAAAAGCGGCGGCGACCTTTCTTCTGCTGGCCGAAATTGCAAATCAGGGGAGTGGCAGATGA
- a CDS encoding glycosyltransferase family 9 protein, translated as MKSLVVQRARLGDLLQSLPLIRALSDAGESVTLLVSEDMMEAARLVHPGGNVFGFPGKGHLLELASGSPMKAAGTIARFLENFRTVPYDRLFQLNHDGTGALLGKLLPAREKRGFFSLHDRILPGEEERKKLSGWPAYLVASARGVRAVNRIHLSDVWIGFGFSGSAGEREDFSRDPVPGPGPVGLVLSGRSVYRELVLEDVALLVDRIQRFTGRPVVLLGRPDEREKARVLTRLISGPVVNRVGETSLAQLWAEVASLSLLVSPDTATLHLSASLKVPSIGLFFSNAQPHETGAYLPGCLAVTPDLECHPCAGEGSGCTQMECRSLLDPEYLARLAERFLTGSALPEPPAGLRVWRSRRESGFLSYRPTHACAATREDVLGILFRRFYLRILDREVVLPSLEEECRPFAGQGWPSLLSGDHLVQGASLASRQWGDHPLDPLEKRRVLEEIPLLWPLFLLTEDVEGGQGKRDVQRQAFALLSEETLGARSLLMDQGKKEKERSFSTKNTRTGREVGHGV; from the coding sequence ATGAAATCGCTTGTTGTCCAGAGGGCCCGGCTCGGGGATCTCCTGCAGTCGCTTCCGCTGATACGTGCGTTGTCTGACGCGGGAGAGTCTGTGACTCTTCTTGTGTCGGAAGACATGATGGAGGCGGCTCGTCTGGTCCATCCCGGGGGGAACGTGTTCGGTTTTCCGGGGAAAGGACATCTCCTGGAGCTTGCGAGCGGATCCCCCATGAAGGCGGCCGGAACCATCGCCCGCTTTCTGGAGAATTTCCGGACGGTTCCCTATGACCGTCTCTTCCAGCTGAATCATGATGGAACGGGGGCGCTTCTGGGAAAGCTTCTTCCGGCCCGAGAGAAAAGGGGATTCTTCTCTCTGCACGACCGGATTCTTCCGGGAGAGGAAGAGCGAAAAAAACTGTCCGGCTGGCCCGCCTATCTTGTCGCATCCGCCCGGGGGGTCCGGGCCGTCAACCGGATTCATCTGTCCGATGTCTGGATCGGGTTTGGTTTCTCCGGATCCGCGGGCGAGAGAGAAGATTTTTCCCGGGATCCGGTCCCGGGACCCGGTCCGGTCGGTCTGGTTCTTTCGGGCCGAAGCGTTTACCGGGAACTTGTTCTGGAGGATGTGGCGCTTCTGGTGGACAGGATCCAGCGTTTCACCGGTCGTCCCGTCGTTCTCCTGGGGCGCCCTGACGAACGGGAAAAGGCACGGGTTCTGACCCGCCTGATTTCGGGTCCGGTGGTCAACCGGGTGGGGGAGACCTCTCTTGCCCAACTGTGGGCGGAAGTGGCCTCGCTTTCCCTTCTGGTCTCTCCCGATACGGCCACCCTTCATCTTTCCGCTTCGTTGAAGGTTCCGTCGATAGGACTGTTTTTTTCCAATGCCCAGCCACATGAGACCGGAGCGTATCTGCCCGGGTGTCTCGCAGTGACGCCGGATCTGGAATGTCATCCCTGTGCGGGAGAAGGGTCCGGATGTACCCAAATGGAATGCCGGAGTTTACTGGATCCCGAATATCTGGCTCGTCTGGCAGAAAGGTTTCTGACGGGAAGCGCTCTCCCGGAGCCTCCGGCAGGACTTCGTGTCTGGCGATCCCGTAGAGAGAGTGGATTCCTGTCGTATCGGCCAACCCATGCCTGCGCTGCCACCCGGGAAGATGTGCTGGGGATCCTGTTTCGACGGTTTTATCTCCGGATTCTGGACCGGGAGGTCGTCCTTCCCTCCCTGGAAGAGGAATGCCGCCCTTTTGCCGGCCAGGGATGGCCCTCCCTGCTTTCCGGAGACCATCTTGTCCAGGGGGCATCCCTGGCTTCCCGACAATGGGGAGATCATCCCCTGGATCCGCTCGAAAAAAGAAGAGTTCTTGAAGAGATTCCCCTTCTGTGGCCTCTTTTTCTCTTGACGGAAGACGTGGAGGGCGGGCAGGGGAAGAGGGATGTTCAGAGACAGGCGTTTGCCCTCCTGTCGGAGGAAACGCTCGGAGCAAGGAGCCTGTTGATGGACCAGGGGAAAAAGGAAAAAGAACGGTCGTTTTCGACGAAAAATACCCGGACAGGAAGGGAGGTCGGACATGGAGTCTGA
- a CDS encoding methyltransferase domain-containing protein, which translates to MTNILTFNWHEGYIALLGKIPGVSLTIVERSKGGYDRWMHEFRPCPRGSRLVSLKEGLEDLRRERFDLVIAHDPTDLLSTMDSPVPQILVLHNRLDTMIALGGNAVDKQGYIEWFQNLLRMVSDLEIVSISEPKQKSWGVSGPVLLPGVDLSEWGPWTGARASVLQVGNFLKERDLMLGYRVMEESLQGLPRTVVGLNPSIPDARMSRNQSDLASLFREHRVYFHATVFPHEDGYNLSLLEAMASGMPVVALEHPDSPITHGWSGFLGENPSTLSESLRLLLKDREKAGELGQNARLEVSRRFPLDRFIETWSTLIRKKSSSWRLSRTYREERGELIERIPSGARTILDVGCGTGKMGRGIRQKLGCVELIGIENDPERAREAASHYDRVVTEDATRWVPDMPKESIDVLVFADIIEHVREPGALIGRYLPWLSPSGVVLLSIPNIRHHKVLKDLAEGHFRYEEEGILDRSHLRFFTRESMLELLGESGLWVESISANVDSRYRWVQEGTSLSNGSRTDIDLGPIVIRDQGVEELKDLFTVQYIFLARRKIQAIFDRVDRLSAEGAGVELLEVLQEARQDPSLSQEEKAEIDIRIGEIACRGQQWETAREAYERSLETLSAAQDERGALGLAVLELLTGDFPQALLWFKMAFDMNPGSWKALSGFAMACQELDRKDEALFYYAQSLLLHPVQEDILELYVRLAEESGHLLETVDALRNYLKEVPESVSERIRLIEILCELGRMEEADHERRQFSTFHPDLPLPEVFQETRGRDLSARQVS; encoded by the coding sequence ATGACGAACATACTCACGTTTAACTGGCATGAGGGGTATATCGCCCTGTTGGGAAAGATTCCGGGTGTTTCCCTCACGATTGTGGAGCGAAGCAAGGGAGGTTACGATCGATGGATGCATGAGTTCCGGCCCTGTCCGCGGGGAAGCAGGCTTGTTTCTCTGAAGGAAGGGCTGGAGGATCTTCGAAGGGAACGATTCGATCTTGTCATCGCCCACGATCCGACCGATCTCCTTTCGACGATGGATTCGCCGGTCCCACAGATTCTGGTCCTCCATAACCGTCTGGATACCATGATCGCCCTGGGCGGGAACGCCGTCGACAAACAAGGATATATTGAGTGGTTCCAGAACCTCCTCCGCATGGTTTCCGACCTGGAGATCGTCTCGATCTCCGAACCCAAGCAGAAGAGCTGGGGGGTGTCCGGACCTGTCCTTCTTCCCGGGGTCGATCTCTCCGAATGGGGGCCCTGGACGGGTGCCCGGGCTTCTGTTCTGCAAGTCGGGAACTTTCTGAAAGAACGGGACCTGATGCTCGGATACCGGGTCATGGAAGAATCCCTGCAAGGTCTTCCACGGACCGTGGTCGGCCTCAATCCTTCGATTCCGGACGCCCGGATGTCAAGAAACCAAAGCGATCTGGCCTCCCTCTTCCGGGAGCATCGGGTCTATTTTCATGCCACGGTCTTCCCCCACGAAGACGGTTACAACCTCTCCCTTCTCGAAGCCATGGCATCGGGCATGCCGGTTGTGGCACTGGAGCATCCCGATTCTCCGATCACCCATGGCTGGTCAGGCTTTCTGGGAGAAAACCCGTCGACTCTCTCGGAATCCCTCCGTCTTCTTTTAAAAGACCGGGAAAAAGCGGGTGAGCTTGGACAAAATGCGCGCCTCGAAGTGTCCAGGAGATTCCCCCTCGACCGGTTTATCGAGACCTGGTCCACCCTGATCCGTAAAAAGTCGTCTTCCTGGAGACTTTCCAGAACCTATCGGGAAGAGCGCGGAGAACTGATCGAGCGGATCCCGTCGGGAGCCAGAACGATTCTTGATGTTGGTTGCGGCACCGGAAAGATGGGCCGGGGAATTCGCCAGAAACTGGGCTGTGTGGAACTGATCGGCATCGAGAACGATCCGGAACGGGCGAGGGAGGCAGCGTCCCATTACGACCGGGTCGTCACGGAAGATGCGACCCGGTGGGTTCCGGATATGCCCAAAGAATCCATCGATGTCCTCGTTTTTGCCGATATCATCGAGCATGTCCGGGAGCCGGGCGCCCTGATCGGGCGTTATCTCCCCTGGCTTTCACCATCGGGGGTCGTGCTCCTGTCGATCCCGAATATCCGCCACCACAAGGTTCTCAAGGATCTGGCGGAAGGGCATTTCCGGTATGAAGAAGAAGGAATTCTCGACCGGTCCCATCTTCGATTTTTCACCCGGGAATCCATGCTGGAGCTTTTGGGAGAATCGGGCCTGTGGGTGGAATCCATCTCGGCCAATGTCGACAGCCGTTACCGATGGGTCCAGGAAGGAACGTCCCTGTCGAACGGGAGTCGCACCGATATCGATCTGGGGCCGATCGTGATCCGGGATCAGGGAGTGGAAGAACTCAAAGATCTATTTACTGTCCAGTACATCTTTCTTGCCCGACGAAAGATTCAGGCTATTTTCGACCGGGTGGACCGGCTTTCTGCCGAAGGGGCCGGGGTGGAACTGCTCGAAGTCCTGCAGGAAGCCCGACAGGATCCTTCCCTTTCGCAAGAGGAGAAAGCGGAAATTGATATCCGGATCGGAGAAATCGCCTGTCGGGGACAGCAATGGGAAACAGCCAGGGAAGCTTACGAACGTTCCCTGGAGACTCTGTCGGCGGCTCAGGATGAACGGGGGGCGTTGGGACTTGCCGTTCTGGAGCTTCTGACTGGAGATTTCCCCCAGGCGTTGTTGTGGTTCAAGATGGCCTTCGACATGAATCCGGGGTCCTGGAAAGCCCTCTCCGGATTTGCCATGGCATGCCAGGAGCTGGATCGCAAGGACGAAGCTCTTTTCTATTATGCCCAGTCCCTTCTGCTCCATCCGGTCCAGGAAGACATTCTGGAGTTGTATGTCCGGCTTGCAGAGGAGTCGGGTCATCTTTTGGAAACGGTGGATGCGTTGCGCAATTATCTGAAAGAGGTCCCGGAATCCGTGTCGGAGCGGATCCGGCTGATCGAGATTCTCTGCGAACTCGGCCGGATGGAAGAAGCCGATCACGAAAGACGCCAGTTTTCAACGTTTCACCCGGATCTGCCTCTTCCGGAGGTTTTTCAGGAAACGAGGGGCCGGGATCTCTCGGCAAGACAGGTCTCATAG
- a CDS encoding CgeB family protein translates to MNLLMSYTAIPHTTGVFLEKALRRLASVVTYGPTAGEDIFRTWNLLSLLPYRKSHDIFLGDGSDRELRDGLPEFWRPDAFLFVESGILYRCAFLKTLDCPKACYLIDTHLHPESHLAMAREFDLVFLAQKSFVLRFREELDRPVIWLPLACDPELHCPCPVAEEVDVTFAGSIQSPLQERTRRLKRLSTRFSVRTERVFLDEMARFLSTGRLLFNASVKNDLNMRVFESLAIGKCLLTDDVPGLRDFFVPGEDLAIYDDRSLVDVARTLLDHPELRTRMAESGRKKVLEAHTYLHRARTILSTLESSLERRSFVPEGADHDEHTHV, encoded by the coding sequence ATGAACCTTTTGATGAGCTATACGGCCATTCCTCACACGACCGGGGTTTTTCTGGAAAAGGCCCTGCGGCGCCTTGCGTCGGTGGTCACATATGGTCCAACGGCAGGAGAGGATATTTTTCGGACCTGGAATCTCCTCTCTCTTCTTCCTTACCGGAAATCCCACGACATTTTTCTGGGAGATGGAAGTGACAGGGAACTGCGCGACGGTCTGCCGGAATTCTGGCGTCCGGATGCCTTTTTATTCGTTGAGTCCGGCATTCTCTACCGGTGCGCGTTTTTAAAGACGCTCGATTGTCCGAAGGCCTGTTATCTGATTGACACCCATCTCCATCCGGAATCTCACCTGGCCATGGCCCGGGAATTCGATCTCGTTTTTCTGGCTCAGAAATCCTTTGTCTTGCGGTTCCGGGAAGAGCTGGACAGACCGGTGATCTGGCTTCCGCTGGCCTGTGACCCCGAACTCCATTGTCCTTGCCCTGTCGCGGAAGAAGTCGATGTGACGTTTGCCGGCAGTATCCAAAGTCCTCTGCAGGAGCGCACCCGACGCCTGAAAAGACTTTCGACCCGCTTTTCCGTCCGGACAGAGCGCGTTTTTCTGGACGAGATGGCCCGGTTCCTCTCGACTGGACGTCTCCTTTTTAACGCTTCCGTCAAGAACGACCTCAATATGCGGGTCTTTGAAAGCCTCGCGATCGGGAAATGTCTGCTCACCGACGACGTCCCGGGATTGCGTGATTTTTTTGTCCCGGGGGAAGATCTGGCGATCTATGACGACCGATCCCTGGTCGACGTTGCCCGGACCCTTCTCGATCATCCCGAGCTCAGAACAAGAATGGCCGAATCCGGGCGCAAGAAGGTGCTTGAGGCGCACACGTATCTTCATCGGGCCCGGACAATCCTGTCCACCCTGGAATCTTCACTGGAAAGACGTTCATTTGTTCCCGAAGGAGCTGACCATGACGAACATACTCACGTTTAA
- the fliS gene encoding flagellar export chaperone FliS: MSQGMPIHAYQSAVEHTITPAELLIRLYEGAIRSVQILGEGIREKNIPKRSDAVMRATAILGELAVALEGQDHLDWAPRLLALYMFLIEEITVANLKDEPERLVPVQKILADLLETWKQASIQASKPVPPPPLSPEPAAAMRPVGQRLSMKG, translated from the coding sequence ATGTCTCAGGGAATGCCGATCCATGCTTACCAGAGTGCCGTCGAGCACACCATCACCCCGGCCGAGCTTCTGATCAGGCTTTATGAGGGAGCGATCCGGTCCGTCCAGATTCTTGGGGAAGGTATCCGGGAAAAAAACATTCCCAAAAGGAGTGACGCTGTCATGCGGGCGACAGCCATTCTGGGGGAACTGGCCGTTGCCCTGGAGGGACAGGACCACCTGGACTGGGCTCCACGCCTCCTGGCCCTTTATATGTTTCTGATCGAAGAAATTACTGTGGCGAACCTTAAGGACGAGCCCGAACGCCTTGTTCCGGTCCAAAAGATTCTTGCCGACCTTCTCGAGACCTGGAAACAAGCCTCGATTCAGGCTTCGAAGCCTGTTCCCCCCCCGCCTTTGTCTCCGGAACCCGCTGCTGCCATGCGACCTGTTGGTCAGCGACTGTCCATGAAGGGATAA
- the fliD gene encoding flagellar filament capping protein FliD, with translation MGWPPGPVTEMFLREEQGVSGISGNLGSLPSGQGGGRVKISNMAALSQNLDTDALVEASVKSASLPLVQMEESQARLENRQAIWSQVEKKLESFRDASSSLHLEGNFNVFKPVLPAHSGFTVTATDNAAIGHHDIVVESLARPGVAVSSGIRDADRTSVLNIPPDGAFSHGIITFLIGDRLVGGEYKTVRIDQKTGFTLGDLAEAINDAHIGIHAMVMRTGQPGAPYSLSLSSSRNGLNFSVEGTEGIGLSFRTVQKASLAHLTVDGVPVVSSSNDVKDAVPGTVLHLRRPTGQVPVGLSIVHDRKKITANLSRFVKTYNDLIDFIEKFSGFNKMTGRAGPLLGSFTATEIRNRLATALTVSGGDGGRYRTLADIGLTFQRNGRLSYDSQKFDRALSSDYRGVSNLLAGSSVHPGLITHLHDMTVELTNPANGPIFGEQQAISSQSRALDKEVERKQDEIADLRERLEEKYANLQGVLGGLNVRQNYVRQQIAQGNI, from the coding sequence ATGGGCTGGCCTCCAGGGCCTGTAACGGAGATGTTTCTCCGGGAGGAACAGGGTGTGAGCGGAATTTCCGGAAATCTCGGCTCCTTGCCTTCCGGGCAGGGAGGAGGTCGGGTCAAGATATCGAATATGGCGGCTCTTAGCCAGAATCTCGATACCGATGCCCTGGTCGAGGCTTCTGTCAAATCGGCGAGTCTTCCTCTGGTCCAGATGGAAGAATCTCAGGCGCGGCTCGAGAACAGACAGGCGATCTGGTCTCAGGTCGAAAAGAAACTCGAAAGTTTCCGCGACGCCAGTTCAAGCCTCCATCTCGAAGGGAATTTCAACGTTTTCAAGCCGGTCCTTCCGGCGCACTCCGGTTTTACGGTGACGGCGACAGACAACGCGGCCATCGGCCACCACGATATCGTCGTCGAGTCACTCGCCCGTCCGGGGGTTGCCGTCTCCTCCGGCATCCGGGACGCCGACCGCACATCCGTCCTGAACATCCCTCCCGACGGCGCTTTTTCACACGGCATCATCACGTTCCTGATCGGGGACCGTCTGGTCGGAGGGGAATACAAGACGGTTCGCATCGACCAAAAGACGGGATTTACGCTCGGAGATCTGGCCGAAGCGATCAACGACGCACATATCGGAATTCATGCGATGGTCATGCGAACCGGACAGCCTGGTGCCCCTTACTCCCTGTCCCTGTCTTCCAGCCGGAACGGTCTCAATTTTTCTGTCGAGGGCACAGAGGGAATCGGCTTGTCGTTTCGCACTGTTCAGAAAGCGTCTCTGGCGCATCTGACTGTCGATGGGGTTCCGGTTGTCTCCTCCTCGAACGATGTCAAGGACGCCGTTCCAGGCACGGTTCTTCATCTCAGGCGACCAACCGGCCAGGTTCCCGTCGGTCTGTCAATCGTTCATGACCGGAAAAAAATCACGGCCAACCTTTCCCGGTTTGTCAAAACCTACAACGATCTGATCGATTTCATTGAAAAATTTTCCGGATTCAACAAGATGACCGGAAGAGCCGGACCGCTTTTGGGATCGTTCACCGCGACGGAAATCCGGAACCGGCTGGCAACCGCCCTGACCGTTTCCGGAGGGGATGGTGGCCGTTACCGGACGCTCGCCGACATCGGCCTCACATTTCAGAGGAACGGCCGGTTGTCCTATGACAGCCAGAAGTTTGACAGAGCGCTTTCTTCCGATTATCGGGGTGTATCGAATCTCCTTGCCGGGTCCTCCGTCCATCCCGGTCTGATCACCCATCTCCATGACATGACGGTCGAATTGACCAATCCGGCCAACGGCCCGATTTTTGGAGAGCAACAGGCGATCAGCTCCCAGTCCAGAGCCCTGGACAAGGAGGTCGAACGAAAACAGGACGAAATTGCCGATCTTCGGGAGAGGCTCGAGGAAAAATATGCAAATCTCCAGGGAGTTCTGGGTGGACTGAATGTCCGTCAGAATTATGTTCGCCAGCAAATAGCCCAGGGAAATATCTGA